The sequence GTTTGCGCAGCCTTCTCACTATGCTAATCACACTAAGAAAAGTCCGTAAGGACTAAAGAGAATAGCGGCAATAGCCGCATCACAAAGTGAAATAGCGCATTGCCTTGAAGGCAGAAGTGAGGAGTAATATGGCATCATCTACGCAGTTAAAGCAAAACAGTTTGGGCTTGGCATCGCTGGTGTTTTTTGTGGTCGCGGCCGCATCGCCTTTGACCGGGCTCATTGGGGCCATGCCGGTGGCTATTTTAGAAGGTAACGGCGGGGGCATTTCTGGTATTTATGTGCTTTCAGGTTTGGTGTTGCTGCTGTTTTCGGTGGGTTTTATCACCATGAGTCGCCACATCAAGAATTCGGGTGCGTTTTATGCCTACATTTCCGCTGGCCTAGGCAGTAAGCTGGGCGTCAGCGGCTTGGCCTTGGCTATCTTGGCCTATGTGTCGATTCAAATTGCGATTGCGGCTATTTTTGGCCTGTTCACGCAAATCTTTTTCGTAGAATATTTTCAGCTTGATCTGCCGTGGTGGCTCTACACCATCGCCATGCTGGTGGTGGTGTGCTGGTTAGGCATTGAGCGCATCGAGATTGGTGGCAAGGTGCTGGGCGTGTTGATGCTGTTGGAAGTGGGCATCGCCGTCATCATCGCCGCCATTATTGTGTATCAGCAGGCACAATTAGGCCCGCTGGACTTTCAGCCGTTTGCGCCCAAAGTGGTGTTTGATGGCAATGTGGGCATCGCGCTGGTGTTTGCCGTAGCGGCCTTTATCGGCTTTGAGGCCACGGCCATCTACACTGAAGAGTGCCGTAACCCCGAAAAAACCATTCCATTGGCGACCATCATCGCGGTACTGTTGATCACCAGCTTCTTTGCTTTTTGCAGTTGGGGGCTGATTCAGGCCCATGGCGCCGCAGGGGTGCAGGCCGCCGTGGCGCAAGACCCTGAACTGTTTGTGTTTCAGTTGGCGGAACGCGCCTTGGGTAAATGGTCGGTATTGGTGATCAATATCTTGCTGATCACCAGCCTGTTTGCGGCGACGCAGTCGTTTCATAATAATATTGCCCGCTATTTTTACGTGATTTCTCGCGACGGCCTGTTTTGGTCACGCTTGGCCAAGCTACACCCCACTAAAGGCACGCCGTATTTATCTAGCCTCTACCAAACCCTCACCATGGTGTTGTTGACCGTGGTGCTGGCCCTGGCCGGCCAAGATCCGCTCACCGACATTTTTACCTGGGGTTCAGCCATCACCACCATGGCCGTTTTGCTGTTGCAGATGTTTGTGTCGATTGCCGTGGTGGCCTATTTTAATAAACGCCCAGAATTGGGCGCGCCCAGCTGGAAGGTTAAGTACGCGCCAATTTTGTCGGCCTTGACCATGAGCGTGGTGCTGTATTTGGTGGTGATGAATCTTGAAACCATGAGTGGTTTGAAGTCAAAGCTGATTTATCTGGTGCCGGTATTGGTGTTTGGCTCGGCCATCAGTGGCTATGCGTACGCATGGGTGTTGGCTAAGCTGCGCCCAGACAGCGTGCAGCGTTTAGAAGAAATGGTGGACAAAGCCTAGCGTTGAGTATGATGAACGAGGCCGCTTCTGTGAAGCGGCCTTTTTTACGCCGGTTGCGATGGCTAGCTGGTGAGGGGGGCATCGATTAAGCGCGACAATTACAGACAATTTGTGACAATTTTGCCGTAGCTTCTCTGGTCTGGCCCGCCCTAAAATGACGCCTCATCTTCCTTAAAGGGCTCTTTATGAATACTCAAAATCACAGCTTTATTTTTCTAACCGCGATGCTGTTGGTTGCCTGTGAGTCTGTGCCTAACTGGCGTCAAGACGGCTTTAGCCAGCATGAGGCCCAAAGTCAGTTGGCCGATTGTGAGTACAAGATTGGCATGAAAAAGCACAACCTTGACCCCGTTCAGAAAAAACGGCTGGTGACCAGCTGTATGCAAAGTAAAGGCTTTCGCTATCACGGCATGATGATGCAGCCTAAAACGGAATAGGCTTGAGTGATTGAACTATAGAATGAATGACTTATGTGTGTGCACTTATGTGTGTTGTGAGCTGTGCATCATTAGGCCATTTAGAATGGCTGCATTCTTTAGGTGCCTATCTACGTTAAGATTTTGGTGACATAGTAGGATGAAATAGCCTATGATCCATGCTTTATTAATTCTTTGACTATATTAACTATATCTTAATCTAAGCCGACGTTGGGATGAGTGTTTGCATCGCGAACGAAGCTTGATGGTGTATGGTTACCTGAGTAAAACATGTCGTCTATTGTAAAAACCATAAAACCCACCATGATGTTGATGGTGGTTTTATTGTTATTGTTTGGCATTACCTATTTTCTATTGCGTGCGAGTGCCGTTGTGGGCTTCTCGCAGCTATTGGGCATCAGTACACTGTTATTTATCTTAGCGCTTAGCTGGAATCGTAAGGCTTATTGGCTGATGGGGTTCCCTTTGGTGTTGATCGGGGTGTTTTATCTGCCGACGGGGTTGATGTATGGTTTTCCTAGCGCCGATATTGTTGCGGCCTTGTTTTACACCAATCCAGGTGAGGCTATGGGGTATTTGTCTGTCATCTCCAAGAAGGAGTATGCCTATGCGCTGGCCTTGCTGTTGTGTGGCATAGGGTTTGGCTGGAGTTATCAGCGGTATTCAGTTGGGTTTAAAAAAACAACCGCAGTGATTGCGGCCGCGGTTTTGGTTGTTTTGTTTATGCTTCAGCCTTTGCGACCTGTTCTGATGCAGGTTTCTTATCCGGTAGGGTTTTTTAAAAAGGTTTATGAAGTGGCCCAGACCTACCGTAGCGACGATGTGCGGGCGCAAGGATTATCGCTTTGGTCGATACAGGAGGTGGCGCCAGCCTATGATAATTATGTGTTGGTGATTGGTGAGAGCGCCCGTCGAGATTATTTATCTGCGTTTGGCTATCCACAAGAGACGACGCCTTTTATGAACGTGTCACCCGGCACGTTAGTTGAGGGCTTAGTGAGCCCTGGTGCTTCCACTGTTGCTTCGCTTACGCGTATGTTGACGTTGTCTTCGCCCGATGATGGAGAGCCTATTAACTATCGTTATAGTCTGATGGATTTAGCGAAGGCCGCAGGCCTAAAAACCTATTGGATTTCAGCGCAGGGAAAATATGGTTCGACTGAATCCCCTGTCTCGATTATGGGTCAGAAAAGTGATTTTAGCTATTTTGCTAAAATAAAAGGCAGTAATTTACGAGGCCCGAGTGATGCATCGCTGTTGCCTATTTTTAAGGACAAATTGTTTAACGATACGGTTGCTGAGAAAAGGCTGTTGGTTTTGCATTTGTTTGGTTCTCATGCCGACGTTTGTGACCGAGTGCCAGAGGTCAATCCTAAGTTTCATCATAGTTTAGGACGCCCTTATGAATGCTATCAAACCAGTATAGAGCAAACGGACCGTCTGTTGGCTGAAGTGGCAGAGGCTTTACGTCAAGACCAAAAAGAGCATGGCCGTAGCTTTTCAATGGTGTATTTTTCCGACCATGGTCAGGGGCAGTTTCCGAATGCGTTGCGTCACAGTGGCAAAGTGAAGCAAGGGTTTGAGGTGCCGCTGTTTCGTTTAAATAGTGATGATACCCAGCAAAATTATATCAAGGCAAATAAGTCTGGCTTTAATATGGTGCATGGTTTGGCGCATTGGTTGGGGGTTAAGGCAGAAGGGCTTAAGTCGGATTATGATTTATTCTCCGATGTGGCTGATCAAAACGTGCGGGTTGATGCCAATCCCAGTGTGTCTTATGCGGATTTAGCCGATGATCCTGCGACTGAATAGGTAAATAGCAATGTTATTTTAAAAAAAACCAGCCTAGGCTGGTTTTTTCATGACGGTCATCTGTTGTTTAGCTTAGATTTTCTAAGGCCGTAATGGCATCTTCATAGCCTTGATCGGCCGCTTGTTCATAATATGCGCGGGCTTTCTTAGCGTTTTTCTTCACGCCGCCTTCACCGTTGTCGTACATCACGCCCAGATTGTATTGAGCGCCAGGGTGGCCTTCAGCCGCCGCTTTAAGATAGTACTGGAATGCCTTTTTCTCGTTGGGGGTGACGCCTAGGCCGGTGTCGTAGATGATGCCCATATTGAATAGGCCATCAGCGCTGCCCATATTGGCCGCTTGTTCGTAAAAGCTTCGGGCCTTGTCTAAATCTTTCGGTAGGCCGCGACCATTTTCGTAGTTAAAGCCCATATTATTGAAGGCGCGAGGGTCTTCTAGTTTTATGCCTAGCTGATAATACTCATTGGCCTTGGCGAAG comes from Neisseriaceae bacterium CLB008 and encodes:
- a CDS encoding APC family permease, translated to MASSTQLKQNSLGLASLVFFVVAAASPLTGLIGAMPVAILEGNGGGISGIYVLSGLVLLLFSVGFITMSRHIKNSGAFYAYISAGLGSKLGVSGLALAILAYVSIQIAIAAIFGLFTQIFFVEYFQLDLPWWLYTIAMLVVVCWLGIERIEIGGKVLGVLMLLEVGIAVIIAAIIVYQQAQLGPLDFQPFAPKVVFDGNVGIALVFAVAAFIGFEATAIYTEECRNPEKTIPLATIIAVLLITSFFAFCSWGLIQAHGAAGVQAAVAQDPELFVFQLAERALGKWSVLVINILLITSLFAATQSFHNNIARYFYVISRDGLFWSRLAKLHPTKGTPYLSSLYQTLTMVLLTVVLALAGQDPLTDIFTWGSAITTMAVLLLQMFVSIAVVAYFNKRPELGAPSWKVKYAPILSALTMSVVLYLVVMNLETMSGLKSKLIYLVPVLVFGSAISGYAYAWVLAKLRPDSVQRLEEMVDKA
- a CDS encoding sulfatase-like hydrolase/transferase, coding for MSSIVKTIKPTMMLMVVLLLLFGITYFLLRASAVVGFSQLLGISTLLFILALSWNRKAYWLMGFPLVLIGVFYLPTGLMYGFPSADIVAALFYTNPGEAMGYLSVISKKEYAYALALLLCGIGFGWSYQRYSVGFKKTTAVIAAAVLVVLFMLQPLRPVLMQVSYPVGFFKKVYEVAQTYRSDDVRAQGLSLWSIQEVAPAYDNYVLVIGESARRDYLSAFGYPQETTPFMNVSPGTLVEGLVSPGASTVASLTRMLTLSSPDDGEPINYRYSLMDLAKAAGLKTYWISAQGKYGSTESPVSIMGQKSDFSYFAKIKGSNLRGPSDASLLPIFKDKLFNDTVAEKRLLVLHLFGSHADVCDRVPEVNPKFHHSLGRPYECYQTSIEQTDRLLAEVAEALRQDQKEHGRSFSMVYFSDHGQGQFPNALRHSGKVKQGFEVPLFRLNSDDTQQNYIKANKSGFNMVHGLAHWLGVKAEGLKSDYDLFSDVADQNVRVDANPSVSYADLADDPATE
- a CDS encoding tetratricopeptide repeat protein, producing MNAKALLLSLCLAFSAPAFANDADLASQISAAKAGDTEAMINLADLYFNGSYEVEQDYGKALQYYEQAAKAGSASAQYYLGLMYENGDGVAQSYRKAMFYYLQAAKQGDVDATFTVATFYDDGVEGVKQNFAKANEYYQLGIKLEDPRAFNNMGFNYENGRGLPKDLDKARSFYEQAANMGSADGLFNMGIIYDTGLGVTPNEKKAFQYYLKAAAEGHPGAQYNLGVMYDNGEGGVKKNAKKARAYYEQAADQGYEDAITALENLS